A single region of the Populus nigra chromosome 2, ddPopNigr1.1, whole genome shotgun sequence genome encodes:
- the LOC133681720 gene encoding probable inactive receptor kinase At5g67200, protein MLLVLLSTSHFLLCFFITVASSTAPASNLPAPPDATALLAFKYKADLNKNLPFSQNTTFHFCQWPGVKCFQQKIIRLVLRDSDLGGIFAPKTLTSLDQLRVLGLQNNSLTGPIPYDLSKLTNLKSLFLDHNSFSGSFPPPLLSLHRLRTLDLSYNNLSGPIPSALISLDRLYYLRIDRNLFNGSIPPLNQSSLLTLNVSFNNLSGAIPVTPTLLRFDFSSFSSNPSLCGKIIHKECHPASPFFSPSPAAVTVAPPPAVVVSQNQALQGVDLAQSSQKTKHKKNVLIIGFSSGAFVLIGSVICFVIAAKKQKTQKKSTAATASAGIIGPTAESVAVMQIDRQENELEEKVKRVQGLHVGKSGSLAFCAGEAHLYSLDQLMRASAELLGRGTMGTTYKAVLDNRLIVCVKRLDASKLSDGSKEVFEQHMESVGGLRHPNLVPLRAYFQAREERLLIYDYQPNGSLFSLIHGSKSTRAKPLHWTSCLKIAEDVAQGLSYIHQAWRLVHGNLKSSNVLLGPDFEACVSDYCLAVLANSPIDDEDDPDASAYKAPETRSSSQQATSKSDVYAFGVLLLELITGKPPSLLPLPQDVVNWVRSTRGHHQDDGAGEDNRLEMLLEVAIACSLTSPEQRPTMWQVLKMLQEIKETVLLEDSELDLQTGMP, encoded by the exons ATGCTGCTTGTTTTGCTTTCAACTTCTCATTTTTTACTCTGTTTTTTCATCACAGTAGCTTCTTCTACTGCTCCTGCATCAAATTTGCCTGCACCACCTGATGCTACAGCTCTTCTTGCCTTCAAATATAAAGCGGACCTGAACAAAAACCTTCCATTTTCTCAAAACACAACCTTCCATTTCTGTCAATGGCCAGGAGTCAAATGCTTTCAACAAAAAATCATCCGCCTAGTTCTCCGAGACTCAGATCTTGGTGGCATTTTCGCTCCCAAAACCTTAACTTCCCTCGACCAGCTCCGTGTCCTTGGTCTCCAAAACAACTCCTTAACCGGACCCATCCCTTACGATCTCTCCAAACTTACCAATCTCAAATCACTTTTTCTTGATCACAATTCCTTCTCGGGCTCTTTCCCTCCTCCACTTCTTTCCCTTCACAGGCTCCGCACTCTAGATTTATCGTATAACAATCTCTCCGGTCCTATTCCCTCTGCTTTAATCTCTCTAGACCGGTTGTACTATCTTCGTATTGACAGGAACCTGTTCAATGGCTCCATCCCTCCATTAAACCAATCCTCTCTTTTAACTCTCAACGTTTCTTTCAACAATCTTAGTGGTGCAATCCCAGTGACACCTACATTGCTTCGTTTTGATTTTTCCTCCTTTTCATCAAATCCTAGCCTTTGTGGAAAGATTATACACAAAGAATGCCACCCCGCTTCCCCATTTTTCAGCCCATCTCCAGCGGCAGTGACGGTGGCTCCACCGCCGGCCGTTGTAGTTAGTCAAAACCAGGCATTACAAGGCGTTGACTTGGCACAGAGCAGTCAAAAAACGAAGCACAAGAAAAATGTTTTGATCATTGGGTTTTCATCAGGTGCATTTGTTCTCATTGGTTCGGTTATTTGTTTTGTCATCGCTGCCAAGAaacagaaaacacaaaagaaatcgACGGCTGCGACTGCCTCTGCTGGGATTATTGGACCCACCGCAGAATCAGTGGCTGTGATGCAGATAGATCGACAAGAGAATGAGTTAGAAGAGAAAGTGAAGAGAGTGCAAGGGCTGCATGTGGGCAAGAGTGGGAGTTTAGCATTCTGTGCGGGTGAGGCACATCTTTATTCGTTGGATCAGCTAATGAGAGCCTCAGCTGAGTTGCTAGGGAGAGGAACCATGGGGACCACTTATAAAGCAGTGTTGGACAACCGTCTGATTGTGTGTGTAAAGCGGCTTGATGCAAGTAAATTATCGGATGGAAGCAAAGAGGTTTTCGAACAACACATGGAATCAGTTGGCGGACTTAGGCACCCTAACTTGGTGCCTCTTAGGGCTTATTTCCAAGCTCGAGAGGAAAGGCTTCTAATCTATGATTACCAGCCCAATGGCAGTCTCTTCTCCCTAATTCATG GTTCAAAATCAACAAGAGCAAAACCACTACATTGGACATCATGTCTTAAAATAGCAGAGGATGTAGCACAAGGCCTTTCTTATATCCACCAAGCATGGAGGCTTGTCCATGGAAATCTCAAGTCTTCTAATGTCCTTCTTGGCCCGGATTTTGAGGCATGTGTGAGTGACTATTGCCTTGCCGTTCTTGCCAATTCACCGATTGATGATGAGGATGACCCCGATGCCTCGGCTTACAAAGCCCCAGAAACTCGCAGTTCAAGTCAACAGGCAACTTCCAAGTCTGATGTTTATGCATTTGGAGTATTATTACTCGAGCTCATAACTGGCAAGCCTCCATCACTGCTGCCTCTCCCACAAGATGTGGTAAATTGGGTTAGGTCTACTAGGGGCCATCATCAAGATGATGGAGCTGGAGAAGATAATAGGCTAGAAATGCTTCTTGAGGTGGCTATTGCTTGTAGCCTGACCTCACCTGAGCAGAGGCCCACTATGTGGCAAGTGTTGAAGATGTTACAGGAAATTAAAGAGACTGTTTTACTAGAGGATAGTGAATTAGACCTGCAAACTGGGATGCCCTAA